One segment of Pantoea sp. Lij88 DNA contains the following:
- a CDS encoding HipA domain-containing protein, protein MNAERCLITLNRLKESELKTGYSSKGIRHLLGSQDVALTLPFTRSQFIQELPERQKGMSISGYQPKLSLRLEKGELVVVSNDGTYILKPSPEEYPHLAENEHATMCVMQRLKFDVPPFGLMAFRHDENRPRELAFVIKRYDRSEAENARLHQEQLDGAMGLGDKYGRIGNNKAISYERAAKFLNTRVSNSLKSKRDLFLRIVYAYVLGNNDFHLRNIGIILPEKNSPFLAPVYDFISVVPYPAAFGEYLALPLLEGEENDGGNAPGINSEYGEYLGADFILLAQGMDINPALARKWLSGVVSQHQLIIDTYTESHMPELPREVVLDYVARRITLLAVTEI, encoded by the coding sequence ATGAATGCAGAGCGCTGCCTGATCACTTTGAACCGTCTTAAAGAATCAGAGTTGAAAACCGGCTACTCATCTAAAGGCATCCGGCATCTGTTGGGTAGCCAGGACGTGGCTCTTACGCTGCCTTTCACACGCAGTCAGTTTATTCAGGAACTCCCCGAACGTCAGAAAGGGATGAGCATTTCAGGCTATCAGCCTAAACTGTCACTTCGCCTGGAAAAAGGAGAACTGGTCGTCGTCAGCAATGACGGCACCTATATTCTGAAACCCTCTCCGGAAGAATATCCGCACCTTGCAGAAAACGAGCATGCCACCATGTGCGTTATGCAGCGTCTGAAATTTGATGTTCCCCCATTCGGGCTGATGGCTTTCAGACATGATGAAAATCGGCCACGTGAACTGGCGTTTGTTATCAAAAGATATGACCGTTCAGAGGCAGAAAACGCGAGATTACATCAGGAACAGCTGGATGGCGCGATGGGTCTCGGCGATAAATATGGCAGGATTGGTAATAATAAAGCCATCAGTTATGAGAGGGCCGCTAAATTCCTGAATACCAGAGTCAGCAATAGTTTAAAGAGTAAGCGCGACCTTTTTTTGCGCATCGTTTATGCGTATGTGCTGGGCAACAATGATTTTCATCTGCGCAATATCGGCATCATCCTTCCTGAAAAGAATTCTCCCTTTCTGGCCCCGGTTTATGACTTTATCAGCGTAGTGCCCTACCCTGCAGCATTCGGTGAGTATTTAGCTTTGCCCCTGCTTGAAGGGGAAGAAAATGATGGAGGAAACGCGCCGGGGATAAATTCAGAGTACGGGGAGTATCTGGGCGCAGACTTTATCCTGCTTGCGCAGGGCATGGATATTAACCCGGCTCTGGCTCGAAAATGGCTTTCCGGTGTGGTGAGTCAACATCAGCTTATTATCGACACGTATACCGAAAGTCACATGCCTGAATTACCGCGGGAAGTTGTGCTTGATTATGTTGCCCGAAGAATCACGCTATTGGCTGTGACCGAAATTTAA
- a CDS encoding RluA family pseudouridine synthase: MSAIIDTFIAPPCFDEIALLFEDEHLLVINKPSGLLSLSGKNPQNLDSVHHRLVKLFPGCTLVHRLDFGTSGLMVVARNKAINAALCQQFSQRSVGKTYQALLCGHLADDSGIIDAAIAKDPAQFPRMVICEIQGKPARSRYRVMERSYFQGKEGEVLPVTRVELTPETGRTHQLRIHCQQLGHPILGCDLYGGLSLPGTEQAERLMLHASELTFVHPVSGEAMQLSAASAF, translated from the coding sequence ATGTCTGCCATTATCGATACGTTTATCGCCCCACCCTGCTTTGATGAGATTGCCCTCCTCTTCGAGGATGAGCATCTGCTGGTGATCAATAAACCCAGCGGGCTGCTGAGCCTGTCCGGCAAAAATCCACAAAACCTCGATTCAGTGCATCATCGGCTGGTGAAGCTCTTCCCTGGCTGTACGCTGGTTCATCGGCTCGATTTTGGCACCTCCGGTCTGATGGTCGTCGCACGCAACAAGGCGATTAACGCCGCCCTCTGCCAGCAGTTCAGCCAGCGCAGCGTTGGCAAAACCTATCAGGCACTGCTGTGCGGACACCTTGCCGATGACTCAGGGATCATTGATGCCGCGATAGCCAAAGATCCGGCGCAGTTTCCCCGCATGGTGATATGCGAGATACAGGGCAAACCCGCGCGATCACGCTATCGGGTCATGGAACGCAGTTATTTTCAGGGGAAAGAGGGAGAGGTGTTGCCGGTTACGCGGGTTGAACTGACGCCGGAAACGGGACGCACCCACCAGCTGCGCATTCACTGTCAGCAGCTGGGGCATCCGATTCTGGGCTGTGATCTTTACGGCGGACTGTCACTGCCTGGCACGGAGCAGGCAGAGAGACTGATGCTGCACGCCAGCGAGCTGACATTTGTTCATCCCGTCAGCGGCGAGGCGATGCAACTCTCTGCCGCCAGCGCGTTCTGA
- the katG gene encoding catalase/peroxidase HPI: protein MSNSVDEDAKDAKPIVEADREAPESKCPFHAGKPPQSNQAPGGGTTNRDWWPNQLRVDLLNQHSSRSNPLDESFDYRKEFAKLDYAALKADIKGLLTESQAWWPADWGSYIGLFIRMAWHSAGTYRSVDGRGGSGRGQQRFAPLNSWPDNVSLDKARRLLWPVKQKYGQKISWADLYILAGNVALENSGFRTFGFGAGRDDVWEPDMDVNWGEEAAWLEHRHPESLAQSPLGATEMGLIYVNPEGPEHSGDPASAAPAIRATFGNMGMNDEEIVALIAGGHTLGKTHGAAPASHVGVDPETAPIEAQGLGWVNSHGTGVGADAITSGLEVTWSQTPTQWSNYFFENLFKYEWVQTRSPAGAIQFVAADAPDIIPDAFDSTKKHKPTMLVTDLTLRFDPEFEKISRRFHNDPQAFNEAFARAWFKLTHRDMGPKARYIGPEVPQEDLIWQDPLPAPVYHPTVADIAQLKEKISASGLSVSELVSVAWASASTFRGGDKRGGANGARLALLPQREWDVNAVAARVLPALEAIQREAHKASLADVIVLAGIVGVEQAAKAAGVSIDVPFTPGRVDARQDQTDIESFNLLKPRADGFRNYGTGFGKTTTESLLIDKAQQLTLTVPELTVLVGGMRALGANFDGSQHGIFTHNVGSLNTDFFVNLLDMRTEWKATDSTNEKFIGRDRVSGETRFTATRADLVFGSNAVLRASAEVYASSDAREKFVKDFVAAWTKVMNLDRFDI, encoded by the coding sequence ATGAGCAATTCCGTTGATGAAGATGCAAAAGATGCAAAGCCTATTGTCGAAGCCGATCGCGAAGCGCCTGAGAGCAAATGTCCTTTTCATGCGGGTAAACCACCCCAGTCAAATCAGGCTCCGGGCGGCGGCACAACCAACCGCGACTGGTGGCCAAATCAACTCCGGGTTGACCTGCTGAACCAGCACTCATCCCGTTCGAACCCGCTTGATGAATCCTTCGATTACCGTAAAGAATTTGCCAAATTAGATTACGCTGCGCTGAAAGCTGACATCAAAGGGTTGCTCACCGAGTCACAGGCCTGGTGGCCCGCCGACTGGGGCAGCTATATCGGCCTGTTCATTCGCATGGCCTGGCACAGCGCCGGAACCTATCGCTCCGTGGACGGACGCGGTGGTTCGGGCCGTGGTCAGCAACGTTTCGCACCGTTAAACTCCTGGCCGGACAACGTCAGTCTGGATAAAGCGCGCCGCTTACTGTGGCCGGTGAAACAGAAGTACGGTCAGAAAATCTCCTGGGCCGACCTCTATATTCTGGCGGGTAACGTCGCGCTGGAAAACTCAGGCTTCCGTACCTTCGGCTTTGGTGCCGGACGCGACGATGTCTGGGAACCGGATATGGATGTGAACTGGGGCGAAGAAGCCGCCTGGCTGGAACATCGCCATCCGGAATCCCTGGCGCAGTCGCCACTGGGCGCCACTGAAATGGGTCTGATCTATGTGAACCCGGAAGGCCCGGAACACAGCGGCGATCCTGCCTCTGCGGCTCCGGCTATTCGCGCCACCTTCGGCAACATGGGCATGAACGACGAAGAGATCGTGGCACTGATCGCAGGTGGACATACGCTGGGTAAAACCCACGGTGCCGCACCGGCCAGCCACGTCGGCGTCGATCCGGAAACCGCACCGATTGAAGCGCAGGGGCTGGGCTGGGTTAACAGCCACGGCACGGGCGTCGGCGCAGATGCGATCACCTCCGGCCTGGAAGTGACCTGGTCGCAGACCCCAACCCAGTGGAGCAACTACTTCTTCGAAAACCTGTTCAAATATGAGTGGGTCCAGACGCGCAGCCCGGCGGGCGCGATTCAGTTCGTGGCAGCTGATGCGCCGGACATTATCCCGGATGCGTTTGATTCCACTAAGAAACACAAACCGACCATGCTGGTCACCGACCTGACGCTGCGTTTTGACCCGGAGTTTGAAAAAATTTCGCGTCGTTTCCACAACGATCCGCAGGCGTTTAACGAAGCCTTTGCCCGTGCCTGGTTCAAACTGACGCATCGTGACATGGGGCCAAAAGCGCGCTACATCGGTCCTGAAGTGCCACAGGAAGATCTGATCTGGCAGGATCCGCTGCCTGCACCGGTTTATCATCCAACCGTGGCAGATATCGCGCAGCTGAAAGAGAAGATTTCGGCCTCCGGTCTCAGCGTCAGCGAGCTGGTGTCCGTTGCCTGGGCTTCGGCATCGACCTTCCGTGGCGGTGACAAACGGGGTGGTGCTAACGGTGCCCGACTGGCTCTGCTGCCGCAGCGTGAGTGGGACGTCAATGCCGTTGCAGCACGCGTGCTGCCTGCGCTGGAAGCTATTCAGCGCGAAGCCCACAAGGCTTCACTGGCAGATGTGATCGTGCTGGCGGGTATTGTTGGCGTTGAGCAGGCGGCGAAAGCGGCGGGTGTCTCAATCGACGTGCCCTTTACGCCGGGCCGTGTCGATGCGCGTCAGGATCAGACCGATATTGAGTCGTTCAATCTGCTGAAACCGCGTGCGGATGGTTTCCGTAACTACGGCACCGGCTTTGGTAAAACCACCACCGAAAGCCTGCTGATCGATAAAGCGCAGCAGCTGACCCTTACCGTGCCGGAGTTAACGGTGCTGGTGGGCGGGATGCGTGCGCTGGGCGCTAACTTTGATGGCAGCCAGCACGGTATCTTCACGCACAATGTGGGATCGCTGAACACGGACTTCTTCGTGAATCTGCTGGATATGCGCACTGAGTGGAAAGCCACCGATTCAACCAATGAGAAATTCATTGGACGCGATCGCGTCAGCGGCGAAACCCGTTTCACCGCCACGCGTGCTGACCTGGTGTTTGGTTCCAACGCGGTGTTACGCGCCTCGGCGGAAGTCTACGCCAGCAGCGACGCCCGCGAAAAATTCGTCAAAGACTTTGTCGCCGCCTGGACCAAAGTGATGAATCTGGACCGGTTTGATATCTGA
- a CDS encoding D-arabinono-1,4-lactone oxidase, whose amino-acid sequence MSRDARLYPLRQTHIEPDDDALWNWAQNAQIGRRQQVQRPASEAELQKIIRESRGRIRVIGSKLSPGRMLHVADDDVLLDLSALSGQLASDEQSVTFGGATPLEQVYRSLTDMNRMLASSPGVIAIQTLAGAMATGTHGQGLQQSSIADEALAIRMVLADGSVREFVRGDADFPAAQVSLGALGIVTAVTLRTQPFQIFTCHKNAVSADTLEEDLLQWNNDYPLSKAWWFVDDNLMHVWNAHEASDEERQRYEAQGRQVVEHEGEADDSLNDTIDQTLAHMHRDTQIQGKGGKQFRTVTRFRDFTDVTGDIYQLFCRGIAVPQINVEIGVPLAKTPAIIRRIKLWYAENRPHMHYPIILRCTGASSAWLSPAAGQPTCFFGFVVYYADDGSLSQEGLHFLTEVEKLLAEEGGRPHWGKYYDEERYNWREIYPQWDAFRALRSQLDPQGRLGNDYITPLFD is encoded by the coding sequence GTGAGCAGAGACGCACGCCTCTATCCGCTTCGCCAGACCCATATAGAACCCGATGATGATGCGCTGTGGAACTGGGCGCAGAACGCGCAAATTGGCCGCCGTCAGCAGGTTCAGCGCCCCGCCAGTGAAGCGGAGCTACAGAAAATCATCCGCGAGTCTCGCGGCAGGATTCGTGTGATTGGCAGCAAGCTGTCGCCCGGCAGGATGCTGCATGTCGCTGATGACGATGTGCTGCTCGATCTCAGCGCATTGAGCGGCCAGCTTGCCAGTGATGAGCAGAGCGTGACCTTTGGTGGCGCGACCCCGCTTGAGCAGGTTTATCGCAGCCTCACCGACATGAATCGCATGCTGGCCTCATCGCCGGGCGTGATTGCGATTCAGACGCTGGCGGGTGCGATGGCGACGGGTACGCATGGTCAGGGTTTGCAGCAGAGTTCGATTGCCGATGAAGCGCTGGCCATCCGTATGGTGCTGGCCGACGGCAGCGTGCGAGAGTTTGTCCGTGGCGATGCTGACTTCCCGGCGGCACAGGTTTCGCTCGGTGCACTGGGCATCGTCACCGCAGTAACCCTGCGTACCCAGCCGTTTCAGATCTTCACCTGCCACAAAAATGCCGTATCAGCCGATACGCTGGAAGAGGATCTGCTGCAGTGGAACAACGACTATCCGCTGAGCAAAGCCTGGTGGTTTGTTGACGACAACCTGATGCACGTCTGGAACGCCCACGAGGCGAGTGACGAAGAGCGTCAGCGTTATGAAGCGCAGGGTCGCCAGGTGGTCGAACATGAGGGCGAAGCTGACGACAGTCTTAATGACACCATCGACCAGACGCTGGCGCATATGCACCGCGATACGCAGATCCAGGGCAAAGGCGGAAAACAGTTCCGCACCGTCACCCGCTTTCGCGACTTCACCGATGTTACCGGTGACATCTATCAGCTTTTCTGCCGTGGCATCGCAGTGCCGCAGATTAATGTAGAAATCGGCGTGCCGCTGGCAAAAACCCCGGCCATCATTCGCCGCATCAAATTGTGGTATGCCGAAAACCGTCCGCATATGCACTACCCGATTATTCTGCGCTGCACCGGTGCCTCGTCGGCCTGGCTCAGCCCGGCTGCTGGCCAGCCAACCTGCTTTTTCGGCTTTGTGGTCTATTACGCCGACGATGGTTCGCTGTCACAGGAAGGCCTGCACTTCCTGACCGAGGTGGAGAAACTGCTGGCCGAAGAGGGCGGGCGCCCGCACTGGGGCAAGTATTACGACGAAGAACGCTACAACTGGCGTGAGATCTATCCGCAGTGGGACGCCTTCCGCGCCCTGCGCAGCCAGCTCGACCCGCAGGGCCGACTGGGGAATGACTACATCACGCCACTTTTTGACTGA
- a CDS encoding DUF2058 domain-containing protein: MTKLTLQEQMLKAGLVSSKKMDKVQRTAKKSRVQAREARAAVEDNKKAQLERDKQLNEQQKLAVLSKEYKAQVKQLIEMNKIAVERGNISFNFTDNNLIKKIMVDKPTQTQLINGRLAIARLAADANGESQYAIIPASVADKIAQRDASAIVLNSALSEEAQDEDDPYADFKVPDDLMW; the protein is encoded by the coding sequence ATGACAAAACTCACCTTGCAAGAGCAGATGCTGAAAGCGGGATTAGTATCCAGCAAGAAGATGGACAAGGTTCAGCGGACCGCTAAAAAATCCAGAGTCCAGGCGCGCGAAGCCAGAGCGGCGGTGGAAGACAACAAAAAAGCGCAGCTGGAGCGGGATAAGCAGCTGAACGAGCAGCAGAAGCTGGCTGTGCTGTCGAAAGAGTACAAAGCGCAGGTCAAACAGCTGATTGAAATGAACAAAATTGCCGTGGAGAGAGGCAACATCAGCTTCAACTTCACCGACAATAATCTGATTAAAAAGATCATGGTGGATAAGCCGACGCAGACTCAGCTGATTAATGGCCGTCTTGCGATTGCCCGCCTCGCCGCTGACGCGAATGGAGAGAGCCAGTACGCCATCATCCCGGCCAGCGTAGCGGATAAAATTGCCCAGCGTGATGCCAGTGCCATCGTATTAAACAGCGCATTAAGCGAAGAAGCACAGGATGAAGATGATCCTTATGCCGATTTCAAAGTGCCCGATGATTTGATGTGGTAA
- a CDS encoding Gfo/Idh/MocA family oxidoreductase: MNKVRIGMIGSGYIGRCHAIAYAQAPTVFTLKGEIVREMLAEVNPELAARQAATFGFARSTGDWRALVSDPAIDVVDICAPNFLHKEMALEAIRHGKHVYSEKPLSLSVADAQEMVAAAEAAGVKTLVGFNYMKNPTSQLAKEIIASGEIGDVVHFYGTHNEDYLARPETPLDWHCQKALAGLGALGDLAAHIVNMAHYLVGDIAEVSGDMMTVITSRPDPKAPSRQLPVENEDQASALLRFHNGAHGVIETSRIACGAKMGLTYVVTGTKGTLRYTQERMAELELYLHDDPVGRQGFKTLLTGPAHPDYANFCVSAGHGIGFNDQKTVEIRDLINGIAAGDRMWPDFAEGLQVQKVLEAIAHSAEQRRWIEV, from the coding sequence ATGAACAAAGTCAGAATCGGCATGATTGGCAGCGGCTATATCGGGCGCTGCCACGCGATTGCCTATGCCCAGGCTCCCACCGTGTTTACACTGAAAGGCGAAATCGTGCGGGAGATGCTGGCTGAGGTGAACCCTGAGCTGGCGGCCCGACAGGCGGCGACCTTTGGTTTTGCGCGTTCCACAGGCGACTGGCGCGCGCTGGTGAGCGATCCGGCAATTGATGTGGTGGATATCTGCGCGCCTAACTTCCTGCATAAAGAGATGGCGCTGGAGGCGATACGCCACGGCAAGCATGTCTATTCAGAAAAGCCGCTGTCGCTGAGCGTGGCGGATGCGCAGGAGATGGTGGCGGCCGCTGAGGCGGCAGGGGTGAAAACGCTGGTTGGCTTCAACTATATGAAAAATCCCACCAGCCAGCTGGCAAAAGAGATTATTGCCAGCGGCGAGATTGGTGATGTGGTGCATTTCTACGGCACCCATAACGAGGACTATCTCGCCAGACCGGAAACGCCGCTCGACTGGCACTGCCAGAAAGCGCTGGCAGGGCTCGGCGCGCTGGGCGATCTGGCAGCGCACATCGTCAATATGGCGCACTACCTGGTCGGTGACATTGCAGAGGTGAGTGGCGACATGATGACGGTGATTACCTCACGGCCTGACCCGAAAGCGCCTTCTCGGCAGTTACCGGTAGAAAACGAAGATCAGGCCAGCGCGCTGCTGCGCTTCCATAACGGGGCGCATGGCGTGATTGAAACCTCTCGCATTGCCTGTGGCGCGAAGATGGGACTGACCTACGTCGTCACCGGCACCAAAGGCACGCTGCGTTACACCCAGGAGCGTATGGCGGAGCTGGAGCTTTATCTGCATGACGACCCCGTCGGGCGTCAGGGATTTAAAACACTCCTGACCGGGCCGGCACATCCGGACTACGCGAACTTCTGTGTTTCAGCCGGGCACGGCATCGGGTTTAACGATCAGAAGACGGTGGAGATCCGCGACCTGATCAACGGCATCGCGGCGGGCGATCGCATGTGGCCCGATTTCGCAGAAGGATTGCAGGTGCAGAAGGTGCTGGAAGCGATTGCGCACTCCGCTGAGCAGCGCCGCTGGATAGAGGTGTAG
- a CDS encoding glycosyltransferase family 8 protein: MFAWVTLLTQPDYLVGVKALHRSLQESHSKWPLVVMTTSAISEADCQILQDEGCVIKPVEPLYPRDDLDQHYASAQFGEVWTKLRAWQLTDYQRVVFLDADMLVLQNMDELFTLDLGDNPLAACHACRCNPNQIASYPPEWQPEQCHYTWQARGEQAPESVDYYLNGGFLVLKPDNATFDALEKRIAAIDDLSAYPFSEQDLLNEVFADRWKPLSYIYNALKTLPFQHSGLWQGDEVKNLHYILAKPWKRDLNQPESQRDRFYALDKLWWEKSGLI, from the coding sequence ATGTTTGCCTGGGTAACGCTGTTAACACAACCCGATTATCTGGTGGGCGTGAAAGCGCTGCACCGTTCGCTGCAGGAGAGCCACAGCAAGTGGCCGCTGGTGGTAATGACCACGTCGGCGATATCAGAAGCTGACTGTCAGATTCTGCAGGATGAAGGCTGCGTGATTAAACCGGTCGAGCCACTCTATCCGCGCGACGATCTGGATCAGCATTACGCCTCGGCGCAGTTCGGTGAGGTCTGGACCAAGCTGCGCGCCTGGCAGCTGACCGATTATCAGCGTGTGGTGTTTCTGGATGCCGATATGCTGGTGCTGCAGAATATGGATGAGCTGTTTACCCTGGATCTGGGCGATAACCCGCTGGCCGCCTGTCACGCCTGCCGCTGTAATCCGAACCAGATTGCCTCTTATCCGCCAGAATGGCAGCCTGAGCAGTGTCACTACACCTGGCAGGCACGCGGTGAGCAGGCTCCGGAGAGCGTTGACTACTATCTGAACGGCGGTTTTCTGGTGCTGAAGCCTGACAATGCGACGTTCGACGCCCTGGAAAAACGGATTGCCGCGATTGATGATCTCAGCGCCTATCCTTTCTCCGAACAGGATCTGCTGAACGAAGTGTTTGCCGATCGCTGGAAACCGCTCTCCTATATCTACAATGCGTTAAAAACGCTGCCGTTCCAGCACAGCGGTCTCTGGCAGGGTGATGAGGTGAAGAACCTGCACTATATTCTGGCGAAGCCGTGGAAGCGCGATCTTAACCAGCCTGAAAGTCAGCGCGATCGCTTCTATGCGCTGGATAAATTGTGGTGGGAGAAAAGCGGTCTGATCTGA
- a CDS encoding HipA N-terminal domain-containing protein, whose protein sequence is MARKIEVWLYNKLAGTLSEEQSGYTFCYLPAYRGCAISLSMPVRPEPYLSEDLHPFFKGLAPEGWLRKRYSEIQKIDDNDLFGLLMKNGNDMLGAVVFKEITP, encoded by the coding sequence ATGGCTCGAAAAATAGAAGTGTGGCTTTACAACAAACTGGCAGGAACGTTGAGTGAAGAGCAAAGTGGTTATACTTTCTGCTATCTGCCAGCCTATCGCGGCTGTGCGATATCTCTCAGTATGCCGGTAAGGCCAGAGCCCTACTTAAGTGAAGACCTGCATCCTTTCTTTAAAGGTTTAGCGCCCGAAGGCTGGCTGCGAAAACGCTATTCTGAAATTCAAAAAATTGATGATAACGATCTGTTCGGTTTACTGATGAAAAATGGTAACGATATGCTTGGGGCTGTCGTTTTCAAAGAGATAACACCATGA
- a CDS encoding XRE family transcriptional regulator has translation MNLNEIKASLISLSESERREVLAPLALSAQVVEEAIKAEEQDTRLVFSPLTVETLPQLLVSELKRQNITYEEMAIQIGVSLSTFKRLIAKPSSAKAINLYALLKELGIKVWLEK, from the coding sequence ATGAACCTTAATGAGATTAAAGCTTCGCTGATAAGCCTTTCGGAGTCAGAGCGGAGAGAGGTATTAGCGCCATTAGCTCTTAGTGCACAAGTTGTAGAAGAGGCAATAAAAGCGGAAGAACAGGACACTCGATTGGTGTTCAGTCCCCTGACAGTTGAGACACTGCCACAACTCCTGGTCAGTGAACTCAAGCGACAAAATATCACTTACGAAGAGATGGCGATTCAGATCGGTGTGTCACTCTCGACATTTAAACGACTGATCGCTAAGCCATCTTCTGCAAAGGCAATCAATCTTTATGCCTTGCTTAAAGAACTGGGTATAAAAGTATGGCTCGAAAAATAG
- a CDS encoding TetR family transcriptional regulator has translation MSELTKRKNDPEGLKKRIIAGALKAFAEFGMQGARLEQIAEHAQTTKRMVVYHFGSKEQLYIAVLEQVYQQIRQHETGLNLAAMEPELAMTRLVEASFDYHVEHPDFIRLVCSENLLRGRYITQSPQIKALNRSALDLLDDILARGQQQGVFTADVQTIDVHRLISSICVHHVSNRYTFNALFSPDNSEEESIRRNRQLAVTATLRYIRK, from the coding sequence ATGTCAGAACTCACAAAACGTAAAAATGACCCTGAAGGGCTGAAAAAACGCATTATTGCAGGCGCACTGAAAGCCTTTGCTGAGTTTGGTATGCAGGGCGCCAGGCTTGAGCAGATTGCTGAGCATGCGCAGACCACGAAACGGATGGTGGTGTATCACTTTGGCAGCAAAGAGCAGCTTTACATCGCGGTGCTGGAACAGGTTTATCAGCAGATACGTCAGCATGAAACCGGCCTGAACCTGGCTGCGATGGAGCCGGAACTGGCCATGACGCGGCTGGTGGAAGCCAGCTTTGATTATCACGTTGAGCATCCCGATTTTATCCGGCTGGTCTGCAGTGAGAACCTGCTGCGCGGTCGCTACATCACCCAGTCGCCGCAGATTAAAGCGCTGAACCGCAGCGCGCTGGATCTGCTGGATGACATTCTGGCACGCGGTCAGCAACAGGGCGTGTTCACTGCCGATGTGCAGACCATCGATGTCCATCGCCTGATCAGCAGTATCTGTGTTCACCACGTTTCAAACCGCTATACCTTCAACGCCCTGTTCAGCCCTGATAACAGCGAAGAAGAGAGTATTCGCCGCAATCGTCAGCTCGCTGTCACCGCAACATTACGTTATATCCGCAAATAA